In the Scomber japonicus isolate fScoJap1 chromosome 18, fScoJap1.pri, whole genome shotgun sequence genome, one interval contains:
- the LOC128379503 gene encoding tryptase-2-like produces the protein MASCKLLAVLVLVHNFEGLLGAEVKSSIIGGNDAKEGKWKWMVQLNLTTDDITTWGCGGTILNDQWVLTAASCWDKEEDWRRSMVVVGARSLDEEARYMAIKHFIKHPEYRSFHGGSQNNIALIQLKKKLKPEHVTPVTLPNANEVFDESSECWVTGWGKVGRNELPAPKTLQEVKLPIVRADVCKSKYNWLTSDVLCVGGKLGGIGACKGDEGGPLVCKTARGYVQAGIVSFGSAQGCGLPKEPSVYTRVSKYLTFINGYIHRGEEASAEV, from the exons ATGGCTTCCTGCAAACTGCTCGCTGTGCTTGTGCTGGTCCACAACTTTGAAG GTTTGCTTGGGGCTGAGGTGAAGAGCTCCATCATTGGTGGAAATGATGCTAAAGAGGGCAAATGGAAGTGGATGGTGCAACTAAACCTCacaactgatgacatcactacgTGGGGCTGTGGCGGCACCATCCTCAATGATCAGTGGGTGCTAACTGCTGCATCATGCTGGGATAA AGAAGAAGACTGGCGTCGATCAATGGTTGTGGTCGGCGCACGCAGCCTGGATGAGGAGGCCCGTTACATggctataaaacatttcatcaaaCACCCGGAGTACCGATCCTTTCACGGTGGCAGTCAGAACAACATCGCCCTTATCCAGCTGAAGAAAAAGCTGAAACCCGAACATGTTACACCAGTGACTCTGCCCAACGCCAATGAAGTCTTTGATGAATCATCTGAATGTTGGGTCACTGGCTGGGGGAAAGTTGGGAGGAATG AACTGCCGGCTCCGAAAACCCTTCAGGAGGTGAAGCTTCCCATCGTCCGCGCTGATGTTTGCAAGAGCAAGTATAATTGGCTGACTTCTGATGTGCTTTGTGTAGGGGGCAAGTTAGGTGGCATCGGTGCCTGCAAG GGGGATGAGGGTGGCCCACTGGTGTGTAAAACTGCCAGAGGCTACGTGCAGGCGGGCATCGTGAGTTTTGGGAGTGCTCAAGGCTGTGGTCTCCCTAAGGAACCTAGCGTCTACACCAGAGTGTCCAAGTATCTGACCTTCATCAACGGTTACATCCACCGTGGTGAGGAAGCTTCAGCCGAGGTCTAA